The Carassius gibelio isolate Cgi1373 ecotype wild population from Czech Republic chromosome B9, carGib1.2-hapl.c, whole genome shotgun sequence genome includes a region encoding these proteins:
- the LOC127964462 gene encoding growth/differentiation factor 8 → MTSTCPVRGDVHFHSKSEQTSQTSFSSRWNMHFTQVLISLSVLIACGSVGHGDITAHQQPSTATEESEQCSTCEFRQHSKLMRLHAIKSQILSKLRLKQAPNISRDVVKQLLPKAPPLQQLLDQYDVLGDDSKDGAMEEDDEHATTETIMTMATEPDPIVQVDRKPKCCFFSFSPKIQANRIVRAQLWVHLRPAEETTTVFLQISRLMPVTDGGRHIRIRSLKIDVNAAVTSWQSIDVKQVLTVWLRQPETNWGIEINAYDAKGNDLAVTSAEPGEDGLLPFMEVKISEGPKRIRRDSGLDCDENSSESRCCRYPLTVDFEDFGWDWIIAPKRYKANYCSGECDYMHLQKYPHTHLVNKANPRGTAGPCCTPTKMSPINMLYFNGKEQIIYGKIPSMVVDRCGCS, encoded by the exons ATGACATCTACTTGTCCGGTGCGTGGTGACGTTCATTTCCATAGCAAATCAGAGCAAACATCGCAAACATCCTTTAGCTCGCGTTGGAACATGCATTTTACACAGGTTTTAATTTCTCTAAGTGTATTAATTGCATGCGGTTCAGTGGGTCATGGAGATATAACGGCGCACCAGCAGCCTTCCACAGCCACGGAGGAAAGCGAGCAGTGCTCCACATGTGAGTTCAGACAACACAGCAAGCTGATGAGACTGCATGCCATCAAGTCCCAGATTCTTAGCAAACTCCGACTCAAACAGGCTCCAAACATCAGCCGGGACGTGGTCAAGCAGCTTTTACCCAAAGCACCGCCTTTGCAACAACTACTGGATCAGTACGATGTTCTGGGGGATGACAGTAAGGATGGAGCTATGGAAGAGGATGATGAACATGCCACCACAGAGACCATCATGACCATGGCCACAGAGC cTGACCCCATCGTTCAAGTAGATCGGAAACCGAAGTGTTGTTTTTTCTCCTTCAGTCCGAAGATCCAAGCGAACCGGATCGTAAGAGCGCAGCTCTGGGTTCATCTGAGACCGGCGGAAGAAACGACCACTGTTTTCTTACAGATATCACGGCTGATGCCTGTCACGGACGGAGGAAGGCACATACGAATACGATCCCTGAAGATCGACGTGAACGCAGCAGTGACGTCTTGGCAGAGTATAGACGTCAAACAGGTGCTCACGGTGTGGTTAAGACAACCGGAGACCAACTGGGGCATTGAGATAAACGCGTATGACGCGAAGGGAAACGACTTGGCCGTCACCTCAGCTGAGCCTGGAGAAGATGGACTG CTCCCCTTCATGGAGGTGAAAATCTCGGAGGGCCCAAAGCGAATCCGGAGGGACTCTGGGCTGGACTGCGATGAGAATTCGTCCGAGTCTCGATGCTGCAGGTACCCTCTCACTGTGGACTTCGAGGACTTCGGCTGGGACTGGATTATTGCTCCGAAACGCTATAAGGCAAATTACTGTTCGGGAGAATGCGACTACATGCACCTGCAGAAATATCCCCACACCCATCTGGTGAACAAGGCCAATCCCCGAGGCACCGCCGGGCCCTGCTGCACCCCCACCAAGATGTCTCCCATCAACATGCTTTACTTCAACGGCAAAGAGCAGATCATCTACGGCAAGATCCCCTCAATGGTAGTAGACCGCTGTGGCTGCTCGTGA